The Tepidibacter aestuarii genome contains a region encoding:
- a CDS encoding TlpA disulfide reductase family protein: protein MKKTYLAIVMIIALCVSIVGCGKVEQNEKSVEVKKMRFEEVGLEYYEPQAWDEKEGVSPACVAGGKYGVAYIVAEIPYEFLPTDFIKGLIKDGENAKTEEDQKKIFEKYQKKAKNFFNIMVLDKTKEKNGPIEDIKRKEKVFKEYKYKEKVAEIDNLECYILYNDKYDESGLSEEERKEFKEVRESIDELKKNIKLFTPIDISKKISENKTIEFETKTIDGKKIDSSIFEDYELTMVNIWATFCGPCIAEMPDIQNLYDEVKNKNINVVGIISDIPDDENEELAKQILDKKDVKFANIVPDEKLNKGILKDISGVPTTIFVDSEGNMVGEPIVGSRSKEEYKKKIEKILENLK, encoded by the coding sequence ATGAAAAAGACATATTTAGCTATAGTTATGATTATAGCTCTTTGTGTATCCATAGTTGGATGTGGTAAAGTAGAACAAAATGAGAAATCTGTAGAAGTCAAAAAGATGAGATTTGAAGAAGTAGGGTTAGAATATTATGAACCTCAAGCATGGGATGAAAAAGAGGGAGTATCTCCAGCTTGTGTAGCAGGTGGGAAATACGGAGTAGCTTATATAGTAGCAGAAATTCCGTATGAATTTTTACCAACTGATTTTATTAAGGGATTAATTAAAGATGGTGAAAATGCAAAAACTGAGGAAGATCAAAAAAAAATATTTGAAAAATATCAAAAGAAAGCGAAGAATTTCTTTAATATTATGGTACTGGACAAAACTAAAGAAAAAAATGGACCAATTGAGGATATAAAAAGAAAAGAGAAAGTTTTTAAAGAATATAAGTATAAGGAAAAGGTAGCTGAAATAGATAATTTAGAATGTTATATATTATATAACGATAAATATGATGAGAGCGGATTGTCTGAAGAAGAAAGAAAAGAATTCAAAGAAGTTCGTGAGAGTATAGATGAACTTAAGAAGAATATAAAATTATTTACACCAATTGATATAAGTAAAAAAATAAGTGAAAACAAAACTATAGAATTTGAAACTAAAACTATTGATGGGAAAAAAATAGACAGTAGCATATTTGAAGATTATGAACTTACAATGGTAAATATATGGGCAACATTTTGTGGACCTTGTATTGCAGAAATGCCTGATATTCAAAATCTTTATGATGAAGTAAAGAATAAGAATATAAATGTAGTTGGTATTATTTCAGATATACCAGATGATGAAAATGAAGAACTTGCAAAGCAAATACTTGATAAAAAAGATGTGAAATTTGCAAATATAGTTCCTGATGAAAAATTAAATAAAGGAATATTAAAAGATATATCTGGGGTTCCAACAACTATATTTGTTGATAGTGAAGGAAATATGGTTGGAGAACCTATAGTGGGTAGCCGCAGCAAAGAAGAATATAAGAAAAAGATAGAAAAAATATTAGAAAATTTAAAGTAG
- a CDS encoding CD1871A family CXXC motif-containing protein, giving the protein MKERLYRYGILITSLSFINLGLYRKEVDIVFRKAINICLECIGIG; this is encoded by the coding sequence ATGAAAGAAAGACTATATAGGTATGGAATATTAATTACCAGTTTAAGCTTTATAAATTTAGGGTTATATAGAAAAGAAGTAGATATTGTTTTTAGAAAAGCAATAAATATATGTTTGGAGTGCATAGGAATTGGATAA
- a CDS encoding 4Fe-4S binding protein — MDKRGLYQTIVTIITNANINGFIEKNIYKGPIKKVCAPGLNCYSCPGAIGSCPIGSIQAVIGSMKYNVSLYIIGFISLMGIIFGRFICGWLCPFGLFQDLLYKIPSRKIKVSKKTNNILKYFKYLILIIFVILLPMFLVNEFGMSPPYFCEYICPTGTLEGGIPLVLLNKSLRETIGVLFVWKMFILLSITTASIFIYRPFCRYICPLGAFYALFNPISFYKFKLHKNLCTNCNTCVKKCNMNIEINKNANSIDCIRCDNCIKACPTKAIKKEIRV; from the coding sequence TTGGATAAAAGAGGGTTATATCAAACAATTGTTACTATCATTACAAATGCAAATATAAATGGGTTTATTGAAAAAAATATATATAAGGGTCCTATCAAAAAGGTATGTGCTCCAGGACTTAATTGTTATTCTTGTCCAGGGGCTATAGGGTCCTGTCCTATTGGTTCTATACAAGCTGTTATAGGTAGTATGAAATATAATGTTTCATTATATATAATAGGATTTATTTCGTTAATGGGAATAATATTTGGTAGATTTATTTGTGGATGGTTATGCCCTTTTGGATTATTTCAAGATTTACTTTATAAGATACCATCTCGAAAGATTAAGGTTAGTAAAAAAACAAATAATATATTAAAGTATTTTAAGTACCTTATTTTAATTATTTTTGTAATATTATTACCAATGTTTTTGGTAAATGAATTTGGAATGAGCCCTCCTTATTTTTGTGAGTATATCTGTCCAACTGGTACTTTAGAAGGAGGAATTCCACTAGTATTATTAAATAAATCTTTAAGAGAAACCATTGGGGTTTTGTTTGTATGGAAAATGTTTATTTTACTTAGTATTACTACAGCTTCAATATTTATATACAGACCATTTTGTAGATATATTTGTCCTTTAGGTGCATTCTATGCATTGTTTAATCCTATAAGCTTTTACAAATTTAAATTACACAAAAACTTATGTACAAACTGTAATACTTGTGTGAAAAAATGTAATATGAATATAGAAATTAATAAAAATGCTAACAGTATAGATTGTATTAGATGTGATAATTGTATTAAAGCGTGTCCTACAAAAGCAATCAAAAAAGAAATAAGAGTATAA
- a CDS encoding response regulator transcription factor, whose product MERLIKEKKILIIDDEEDILKLLSTVLTKEGFKNIYTAETGNKGLKLFESVKPEIILLDIMLPDKEGYEVCKKIRENSMVPILFLSAKSEEMDRILGFALGGDDYITKPFSPKEVCYRVKAQLRRNSINFIQEKKDEKDLSFGPFEINEKKLEIKKNREILELKPKELKLFLYMAKNPNQIISKEKICDEVWGEDYIGFDNTIMVHIRRLREKIEDNPSNPKYIINVKGLGYKLIVKDE is encoded by the coding sequence ATGGAAAGGCTAATAAAGGAAAAGAAAATATTAATTATAGATGATGAAGAAGATATATTGAAATTACTATCAACAGTATTAACTAAGGAAGGTTTTAAAAATATATATACAGCAGAAACAGGTAATAAAGGACTCAAGCTATTCGAATCTGTAAAGCCTGAAATTATTCTTTTGGATATAATGCTTCCAGATAAGGAGGGCTATGAGGTTTGCAAGAAAATTAGAGAAAACTCTATGGTACCTATTTTATTTTTATCTGCAAAATCAGAGGAAATGGATAGAATACTAGGATTTGCTTTAGGAGGAGATGATTATATAACAAAACCATTTAGTCCTAAAGAGGTATGTTATAGAGTAAAAGCTCAATTGAGAAGAAATTCTATAAATTTTATCCAAGAAAAAAAAGATGAGAAAGATCTATCCTTTGGTCCTTTTGAGATAAACGAAAAAAAACTAGAAATTAAAAAGAATAGAGAAATTCTTGAGCTTAAACCAAAGGAACTTAAACTATTTTTATATATGGCAAAGAACCCGAATCAAATTATAAGTAAAGAGAAAATTTGTGATGAAGTATGGGGAGAAGATTATATAGGATTTGATAATACAATAATGGTACATATAAGAAGACTTAGAGAGAAAATAGAGGATAATCCGTCAAACCCTAAGTACATTATAAATGTTAAGGGACTTGGATATAAGCTAATAGTGAAGGATGAATAA
- a CDS encoding sensor histidine kinase — MKWKLTLRFVSTVISVVIIVMIINIVSITILFFTRNDINNKDKKFLTGASTEDFVRNFNNYILIKEENINVSDKGKKELDNKETWIQILDENGKEIYSYKRPENTPVKYTPFQLVHGYKYRGGIGNSSTIFIGEKMVKDKQYSYIIGFPMRKVQKHILIYNTDDIGEFMKNTTVAVLLIDSIIALFFGYLFSRRLTKPLGNIISGVEKLGEGDYDVYYSPKGIYNHIYYNLNNLSDTLKINEIERKKLDKMREDWIANISHDIKTPLASIKGYAEILSDGDYEFSKEEIVSYADVIHKKSNYINELVEDLNLTTKLKNKTSIINKKEINLVKLVRESVIDILNDPKYSDSDINFICEENIILKEVDGILIKRVINNLLYNSLIHNDAEVKIEVKVIKEDNVHIFIKDDGKGIGSEDIKYIFDRYYRGTNTGERHKGSGLGMAISKEIVNAHDGNIKINSKPGEGTEIEVIL; from the coding sequence ATGAAATGGAAACTTACCTTAAGGTTTGTATCTACTGTAATTTCAGTAGTGATTATAGTAATGATTATAAATATAGTGTCTATAACAATATTATTTTTTACACGAAATGATATAAATAATAAAGACAAGAAATTTTTAACAGGAGCTAGTACAGAGGATTTTGTGAGAAATTTTAATAACTATATATTAATAAAGGAAGAAAACATAAATGTAAGTGATAAAGGAAAAAAAGAGCTTGATAATAAGGAAACGTGGATACAAATTTTAGATGAGAATGGAAAAGAAATATACAGCTACAAAAGGCCAGAAAATACCCCAGTTAAATACACGCCGTTTCAGCTTGTTCATGGATATAAGTATAGAGGGGGGATAGGTAACTCATCAACTATATTTATAGGAGAAAAAATGGTTAAAGACAAGCAGTATAGTTATATTATAGGGTTTCCTATGCGAAAGGTTCAAAAACACATTTTAATTTATAATACAGATGATATTGGAGAATTTATGAAGAATACTACGGTTGCGGTGCTTTTAATTGATTCTATAATAGCTTTATTTTTTGGATACTTATTTAGTAGAAGACTAACAAAGCCATTAGGTAATATTATTAGCGGAGTAGAAAAGTTGGGAGAAGGAGATTATGATGTTTATTACTCTCCAAAAGGAATATACAATCATATATATTATAATTTAAATAATCTTTCAGATACACTTAAAATAAATGAAATAGAACGTAAGAAGTTAGATAAAATGAGGGAGGATTGGATAGCAAATATATCTCATGATATAAAAACTCCTTTGGCATCTATTAAAGGGTATGCAGAGATTTTAAGTGATGGTGATTATGAATTTTCTAAGGAAGAAATAGTATCTTATGCAGATGTTATTCATAAAAAGTCTAATTATATAAATGAACTTGTAGAAGATTTAAATTTAACTACAAAGCTTAAAAATAAAACTTCTATAATAAATAAAAAAGAAATTAACTTAGTAAAACTGGTTAGAGAAAGTGTTATCGATATATTAAATGATCCCAAATACAGTGATAGCGATATTAATTTTATTTGTGAAGAAAATATTATTTTAAAGGAAGTAGATGGTATTTTAATAAAGAGAGTAATAAACAATCTTTTATATAATTCTCTTATTCACAATGATGCCGAGGTCAAGATAGAAGTTAAAGTTATTAAGGAGGATAATGTTCATATATTTATAAAAGACGATGGAAAAGGAATAGGTTCAGAAGATATAAAGTATATATTTGATAGATATTATAGAGGAACAAATACTGGGGAAAGACATAAAGGTTCGGGACTTGGAATGGCTATATCTAAGGAAATAGTAAATGCACATGACGGAAATATAAAAATAAATAGTAAGCCTGGAGAAGGCACGGAAATAGAGGTTATATTATAA